The proteins below are encoded in one region of Microbispora sp. NBC_01189:
- a CDS encoding SCP2 sterol-binding domain-containing protein, with product MATVEECRAALDKLVEQFDGISREDRAKHVVERRLACHISDLGVTFFGRIHRTGLDPFKEVPPEDGRPAEVKLTLKSGDLISMVNGELDMGRALFGGRVKIDASLGDLLRLRKLL from the coding sequence ATGGCGACCGTCGAGGAATGCCGGGCGGCGCTGGACAAGCTCGTCGAGCAGTTCGACGGCATAAGCCGGGAGGACCGCGCCAAACACGTCGTCGAACGCAGGCTCGCCTGCCACATCTCCGACCTCGGCGTGACCTTCTTCGGCCGCATCCACCGCACCGGGCTCGACCCCTTCAAAGAGGTGCCGCCGGAGGACGGCAGGCCCGCCGAGGTCAAGCTCACCCTGAAGAGCGGGGACCTGATCTCCATGGTGAACGGCGAACTCGACATGGGCCGTGCGCTGTTCGGCGGCCGCGTCAAAATCGATGCCAGCCTCGGCGACCTTCTCCGTCTCCGCAAGCTCCTCTGA